The following coding sequences lie in one Kryptolebias marmoratus isolate JLee-2015 linkage group LG5, ASM164957v2, whole genome shotgun sequence genomic window:
- the LOC108246376 gene encoding F-actin-uncapping protein LRRC16A isoform X2 translates to MMRKLSLKPPERLMSLQAVWNEQGSADLGPCGGFSHQYWCVCDSLGLPFREEVQWDVDTIYLTQDTKELNLQDFVHLENRDLVSIIAVLEYNQWFTKLSSKDFKMSTDVYDQIFKVVARSSRLEELVMDNAGLKSDFGQKLATALSHNPSCTLQTLILSNNSLEDKGVAALSAQLAKLPMGLKHLNLSRTSLSPKGVNSLCQALCANPMIATTLTHLDLSGNSLRGDDIQYLHSFLSHPNRLEVLDLSNSDCSLELVCASLCKGSLKHLSVLNMSKTVFSHRKVKEIPSSFKQFFSSSEALTSVSLSGTKLPLEALKAVLLGLGCNPNLSDVSLDLSSCELRSGGSQILEGCIAEIPNISSLDISDNSLDMDLTTLLVWLAKNRSIRHLSLGKNFNNIKSKNVAQVLDNLVHMIQEEESPLTSLSLADSKLKADLSIILNALGSNTSLTKLDISGNSMGDMGAKMLAKALQINTKLRTIVWDRNNVSPQGLQDVAAALEKNYTIRFMPVPIMDAAQALKANPEKTEDALLKMEQYLLRNHETRKYLQEHAYRLQQGIVTTTTQQMMDRMCVQVQDHLNSLKFSETNSVQEDMKVAENLMKDAKNSKTLLPNLYHLKSGGSKGACVGAIQDKLESMAVEVARVVDEQLQTMMMSMVDAAEGLCPHVMKRSSLRQELLKAGAGRMTIPRSFITTTFMEQSGVDIINKISEVKLSMASLLSDRIADEILESLSSSQNTLADHLIRKDQPRHQEAQTETEVLDETVLQPENHDEDQKHNRDKKHVLDDMESCMVTPKSKRKSILVRMLRPVSVAFEMEFDLDKALEEVPIHIEDPPLPSPPPSLQTSDRMSHYGDLPPPPTPTDAKSVCFGELPPVEHKTLDHCTKFRPKPKKRTKPSRAPREATGGPEQNGTMGTLDEGLEDFFTKKVIKLSFKLPGVKSPSTNTPDAADKKRESRKSGFFNYIKSRTSRSEKSHGAAAITPPQLSLNTTSNTHPPSTSPVPEETTPTSPSLPLKSPTTVAEPHLELLRAQSSNHTDPDMEVPMTASEAAEEKSVEHKENTEKTENTEKKENPLIHRHIGVPVMGKDLLAEMKARQERTRQEKMTEKKADSSSGPDKVDTHKSKPESHPVVPANTEDSKPEPIPRSKPPSIIPKPAPPQATKVPLVSRTSGPLSPTSPRPCSISVPDDSVEAQPGLQSPKAPLPAPRLKRASSEQDRGSTSSSSAGPLSPLDVEFPADGCAFEQPVSDTESGSGIRQWSSLKGSSSPPPTREDDRERAKSLPDYVRSPSQSETELSPAEGETPALTSDLKSNNKSEDESGEDTPSM, encoded by the exons ATGATGAGGAAGTTGAGTCTGAAGCCTCCAGAGAGGCTGATGAGTCTCCAGGCCGTCTGGAATGAGCAGGGCTCAGCAGACCTGGGACCCTGCG GCGGCTTTTCTCATCAgtactggtgtgtgtgtgacagcctGGGTCTGCCGTTCAGAGAGGAGGTCCAATGG GACGTTGACACCATCTATCTCACTCAGGACACTAAAGAACTTAACCTGCAGGACTTTGTTCACCTGGAGAACAG GGATCTGGTGTCAATTATCGCAGTTCTTGAATACAACCAGTGGTTCACCAAACTCTCATCCAAAGATTTCAAAATG TCTACAGATGTGTACGACCAGATTTTCAAGGTTGTAGCTCGGTCCAGTCGACTTGAAGAGCTGGTGATGGACAACGCTGGACTCAAAAG TGATTTTGGTCAGAAACTGGCCACCGCACTGTCACACAACCCCTCCTGCACACTTCAAACACTCATCCTGAGCAACAACTCCCTGGAGGACAAAG GAGTCGCTGCTTTGAGTGCTCAGCTGGCCAAACTGCCCATGGGCCTGAAGCACCTGAACCTCTCTAGAACCTCCCTGTCTCCTAAAG GTGTGAACAGCCTCTGTCAGGCGCTCTGTGCTAACCCAATGATTGCAACGACGCTCACACACCTTGACCTTTCTGGCAACTCCCTCCGAGGTGACGACATTCAG TATCTGCACAGCTTCCTGAGTCACCCCAACCGCCTGGAAGTTCTGGATCTTTCCAACAGCGACTGTTCCCTGGAGCTG GTCTGTGCGTCTCTGTGCAAAGGATCCTTAAAACATCTCTCTGTGCTAAACAtgtcaaaaactgttttctctCACAG GAAGGTTAAAGAAATCCCTTCATCCTTTAAGCagttcttcagctcctctgaggCTCTGAcgtctgtcagtctgtcaggAACCAAGCTGCCTCTGGAGGCTCTGAA AGCGGTGCTGTTGGGCCTTGGCTGCAACCCAAACCTCAGCGACGTGTCTCTGGACCTCAGCTCCTGTGAA CTGCGTTCAGGAGGATCCCAGATCTTAGAGGGTTGCATTGCTGAGATCCCAAACATTTCCAGTCTGGATATTTCAGACAACA GTTTAGATATGGATCTCACTACTCTTCTTGTGTGGCTGGCCAAGAACCGCTCCATCAGACACCTTTCACTGGGCAAGAACTTTAACAACATCAAATCTAA AAATGTGGCTCAGGTCCTCGACAACCTGGTTCACATGATTCAAGAAGAGGAGTCG CCGTTGACCTCGCTGTCCCTGGCCGATTCCAAGCTGAAGGCCGACCTCTCCATCATCCTCAACGCTCTCGGCAGCAACACCTCTCTGACCAAACTGGACATCAGTGGAAACTCTATGGGAGACATGGGAGCCAAGATGTTAGCCAAAGCCCTGCAGATCAACACTAAGCTCAG GACAATAGTGTGGGACAGAAACAACGTCAGCCCTCAGGGTTTACAGGATGTAGCTGCTGCTTTAGAGAA GAACTACACCATTCGGTTCATGCCTGTTCCCATCATGGACGCTGCTCAGGCTCTGAAGGCAAATCCAGAGAAGACAGAGGACGCTTTACTGAAG ATGGAGCAGTACCTGCTGAGGAACCATGAGACCCGTAAATACCTGCAGGAGCATGCGTACAGGCTGCAGCAGGGAATAGTCACCACCACCACACAGCAG ATGATGGACAGGATGTGCGTCCAGGTGCAGGATCACCTGAACTCTCTAAAGTTCTCAGAAACCAACTCTGTTCAGGAGGACATGAAGGTGGCAGAGAATCTCATGAAGGATGCCAAAAACTCCAAAACA CTGCTCCCCAACCTTTACCACCTGAAGAGTGGAGGATCCAAAGGTGCATGTGTTGGAGCCATTCAGGATAAACTGGAGTCCATGGCTGTGGAGGTGGCAAGAGTCGTAGACGAGCAACTGCAG ACGATGATGATGTCCATGGTAGACGCTGCTGAGGGACTGTGTCCTCAcgtgatgaagaggagcagccttcgtcaggagctgctgaaggcCGGTGCAGGGAGGATGACTATCCCCCGCAGCTTCATCACCACCACATTTATGGAGCAGTCTGGGGTTGACATCATCAATAAGATCAG TGAAGTGAAGCTTAGCATGGCATCGTTGCTGTCTGATCGAATTGCGGATGAGATCCTGGAGTCTTTGTCATCATCTCAAAATACTCTG GCGGATCATCTAATCAGAAAAGACCAACCTCGGCATCAGGAAGCACAGACTGAGACAGAGGTTCTGGATGAGACGGTTCTCCAGCCGGAGAACCATGATGAGGATCAGAAACACAATCGAGACAAGAAACATGTTCTGGACGACATGGAGTCCTGCATG GTAACTCCTAAATCTAAGAGGAAAAGTATCCTGGTCAGAATGCTGCGGCCAGTATCAGTGGCATTTG AGATGGAGTTTGACTTGGACAAAGCTCTGGAAGAGGTTCCAATCCATATTGAGGACCCGCCtcttccctctcctcctccatctttacAGACATCGGACAGAATGTCGCACTACGGAGATCTGCCGCCTCCCCCGACTCCAACAGATGCtaaatctgtgtgttttggcGAGCTGCCCCCTGTGGAGCACAAGACTCTGGATCATTGCACCAAATTCCGGCCAAAACCAAAGAAGAGGACGAAACCCAGCAGAGCACCA CGAGAGGCCACAGGAGGCCCAGAGCAGAACGGCACGATGGGAACGCTGGATGAGGGTTTAGAAGATTTCTTCACCAAGAAAGTCATTAAACTCAGCTTTAA ACTTCCCGGTGTAAAAAGTCCATCTACCAACACGCCAGACGCAGCAGATAAGAAACGTGAATCCAGGAAGAGTGGCTTCTTTAACTACATCAAATCCCGGACGTCCCGCTCAGAGAAAAGCCACGGAGCTGCCGCTATCACACCGCCTCAGCTTTCACTTAACACCACCAGCAATACACATCCTCCTAGCACCAGCCCAGTCCCCGAGGAGACGACTCCAACATCTCCTTCACTGCCACTGAAATCTCCTACCACTGTGGCAGAACCTCACCTGGAGCTCCTCAGGGCACAGTCCTCAAACCACACAGATCCTGACATGGAAGTGCCTATGACTGCCTCTGAAGCTGCTGAGGAGAAGAGCGTGGAGCATAAGGAGAACACAGAGaagactgaaaacacagagaagaaggAGAACCCCCTCATACACCGCCACATTGGGGTTCCTGTCATGGGAAAAGACCTGCTGGCTGAGATGAAGGCCCGGCAAGAGAGAACAAGGCAggagaaaatgactgaaaagaaG GCTGATTCATCATCAGGACCAGACAAGGTGGACACACATAAAT CCAAGCCAGAATCCCATCCTGTTGTTCCGGCGAACACCGAAGACTCCAAACCAGAGCCGATTCCCAGGTCCAAACCACCAAGCATCATCCCCAAACCAGCTCCACCCCAGGCCACTAAAGTCCCCCTGGTGTCTCGAACATCTGGACCTCTCAGTCCAACAAGTCCCAGGCCATGCAGCATCTCTGTTCCTG ATGATTCTGTAGAGGCTCAACCAGGGCTCCAGTCTCCTAAAGCGCCACTTCCTGCGCCCCGTCTGAAGAGGGCGTCGTCAGAGCAAGACAGAGGGAGCACAAGTAGCAGCTCTGCAGGACCCCTGTCTCCACTGGACG TTGAGTTTCCAGCAGACGGTTGTGCCTTTGAGCAGCCCGTCTCAGACACCGAGTCCGGCTCCGGCATCCGACAGTGGTCGTCTCTGAAGGGCTCATCCAGTCCTCCACCAACCAGAGAGGACGACCGCGAGCGCGCCAAGTCCCTTCCAGACTATG TGAGGTCTCCATCTCAGTCAGAGACAGAGCTCAGTCCAGCTGAGGGAGAGACCCCcgctttgacctctgacctcaagTCTAACAACAAATCTGAGGACGAGTCCGGTGAAGACACTCCTTCGATGTGA
- the LOC108246376 gene encoding F-actin-uncapping protein LRRC16A isoform X1, with translation MEEKSDELFESVREAVGRRVKLTLRRKVQLEVKGDKVENRILALASHRAYLLTARVPSKVEQSFSYLDIQGISSNKPTQLVLDHERGPWSLRLSSVEEVDEVISHIGSCLYRICPAGSPVKMMRKLSLKPPERLMSLQAVWNEQGSADLGPCGGFSHQYWCVCDSLGLPFREEVQWDVDTIYLTQDTKELNLQDFVHLENRDLVSIIAVLEYNQWFTKLSSKDFKMSTDVYDQIFKVVARSSRLEELVMDNAGLKSDFGQKLATALSHNPSCTLQTLILSNNSLEDKGVAALSAQLAKLPMGLKHLNLSRTSLSPKGVNSLCQALCANPMIATTLTHLDLSGNSLRGDDIQYLHSFLSHPNRLEVLDLSNSDCSLELVCASLCKGSLKHLSVLNMSKTVFSHRKVKEIPSSFKQFFSSSEALTSVSLSGTKLPLEALKAVLLGLGCNPNLSDVSLDLSSCELRSGGSQILEGCIAEIPNISSLDISDNSLDMDLTTLLVWLAKNRSIRHLSLGKNFNNIKSKNVAQVLDNLVHMIQEEESPLTSLSLADSKLKADLSIILNALGSNTSLTKLDISGNSMGDMGAKMLAKALQINTKLRTIVWDRNNVSPQGLQDVAAALEKNYTIRFMPVPIMDAAQALKANPEKTEDALLKMEQYLLRNHETRKYLQEHAYRLQQGIVTTTTQQMMDRMCVQVQDHLNSLKFSETNSVQEDMKVAENLMKDAKNSKTLLPNLYHLKSGGSKGACVGAIQDKLESMAVEVARVVDEQLQTMMMSMVDAAEGLCPHVMKRSSLRQELLKAGAGRMTIPRSFITTTFMEQSGVDIINKISEVKLSMASLLSDRIADEILESLSSSQNTLADHLIRKDQPRHQEAQTETEVLDETVLQPENHDEDQKHNRDKKHVLDDMESCMVTPKSKRKSILVRMLRPVSVAFEMEFDLDKALEEVPIHIEDPPLPSPPPSLQTSDRMSHYGDLPPPPTPTDAKSVCFGELPPVEHKTLDHCTKFRPKPKKRTKPSRAPREATGGPEQNGTMGTLDEGLEDFFTKKVIKLSFKLPGVKSPSTNTPDAADKKRESRKSGFFNYIKSRTSRSEKSHGAAAITPPQLSLNTTSNTHPPSTSPVPEETTPTSPSLPLKSPTTVAEPHLELLRAQSSNHTDPDMEVPMTASEAAEEKSVEHKENTEKTENTEKKENPLIHRHIGVPVMGKDLLAEMKARQERTRQEKMTEKKADSSSGPDKVDTHKSKPESHPVVPANTEDSKPEPIPRSKPPSIIPKPAPPQATKVPLVSRTSGPLSPTSPRPCSISVPDDSVEAQPGLQSPKAPLPAPRLKRASSEQDRGSTSSSSAGPLSPLDVEFPADGCAFEQPVSDTESGSGIRQWSSLKGSSSPPPTREDDRERAKSLPDYVRSPSQSETELSPAEGETPALTSDLKSNNKSEDESGEDTPSM, from the exons gttgagcAGTCGTTCAGCTACTTGGATATCCAAGGGATCAGCAGCAACAAGCCCACTCAG TTGGTGCTGGATCATGAGCGCGGTCCTTGGAGCCTCCGGCTGAGCTCGGTGGAGGAGGTGGACGAGGTGATTTCTCACATCGGCAGCTGTCTCTACCGGATCTGCCCCGCTGGGTCACCTGT GAAGATGATGAGGAAGTTGAGTCTGAAGCCTCCAGAGAGGCTGATGAGTCTCCAGGCCGTCTGGAATGAGCAGGGCTCAGCAGACCTGGGACCCTGCG GCGGCTTTTCTCATCAgtactggtgtgtgtgtgacagcctGGGTCTGCCGTTCAGAGAGGAGGTCCAATGG GACGTTGACACCATCTATCTCACTCAGGACACTAAAGAACTTAACCTGCAGGACTTTGTTCACCTGGAGAACAG GGATCTGGTGTCAATTATCGCAGTTCTTGAATACAACCAGTGGTTCACCAAACTCTCATCCAAAGATTTCAAAATG TCTACAGATGTGTACGACCAGATTTTCAAGGTTGTAGCTCGGTCCAGTCGACTTGAAGAGCTGGTGATGGACAACGCTGGACTCAAAAG TGATTTTGGTCAGAAACTGGCCACCGCACTGTCACACAACCCCTCCTGCACACTTCAAACACTCATCCTGAGCAACAACTCCCTGGAGGACAAAG GAGTCGCTGCTTTGAGTGCTCAGCTGGCCAAACTGCCCATGGGCCTGAAGCACCTGAACCTCTCTAGAACCTCCCTGTCTCCTAAAG GTGTGAACAGCCTCTGTCAGGCGCTCTGTGCTAACCCAATGATTGCAACGACGCTCACACACCTTGACCTTTCTGGCAACTCCCTCCGAGGTGACGACATTCAG TATCTGCACAGCTTCCTGAGTCACCCCAACCGCCTGGAAGTTCTGGATCTTTCCAACAGCGACTGTTCCCTGGAGCTG GTCTGTGCGTCTCTGTGCAAAGGATCCTTAAAACATCTCTCTGTGCTAAACAtgtcaaaaactgttttctctCACAG GAAGGTTAAAGAAATCCCTTCATCCTTTAAGCagttcttcagctcctctgaggCTCTGAcgtctgtcagtctgtcaggAACCAAGCTGCCTCTGGAGGCTCTGAA AGCGGTGCTGTTGGGCCTTGGCTGCAACCCAAACCTCAGCGACGTGTCTCTGGACCTCAGCTCCTGTGAA CTGCGTTCAGGAGGATCCCAGATCTTAGAGGGTTGCATTGCTGAGATCCCAAACATTTCCAGTCTGGATATTTCAGACAACA GTTTAGATATGGATCTCACTACTCTTCTTGTGTGGCTGGCCAAGAACCGCTCCATCAGACACCTTTCACTGGGCAAGAACTTTAACAACATCAAATCTAA AAATGTGGCTCAGGTCCTCGACAACCTGGTTCACATGATTCAAGAAGAGGAGTCG CCGTTGACCTCGCTGTCCCTGGCCGATTCCAAGCTGAAGGCCGACCTCTCCATCATCCTCAACGCTCTCGGCAGCAACACCTCTCTGACCAAACTGGACATCAGTGGAAACTCTATGGGAGACATGGGAGCCAAGATGTTAGCCAAAGCCCTGCAGATCAACACTAAGCTCAG GACAATAGTGTGGGACAGAAACAACGTCAGCCCTCAGGGTTTACAGGATGTAGCTGCTGCTTTAGAGAA GAACTACACCATTCGGTTCATGCCTGTTCCCATCATGGACGCTGCTCAGGCTCTGAAGGCAAATCCAGAGAAGACAGAGGACGCTTTACTGAAG ATGGAGCAGTACCTGCTGAGGAACCATGAGACCCGTAAATACCTGCAGGAGCATGCGTACAGGCTGCAGCAGGGAATAGTCACCACCACCACACAGCAG ATGATGGACAGGATGTGCGTCCAGGTGCAGGATCACCTGAACTCTCTAAAGTTCTCAGAAACCAACTCTGTTCAGGAGGACATGAAGGTGGCAGAGAATCTCATGAAGGATGCCAAAAACTCCAAAACA CTGCTCCCCAACCTTTACCACCTGAAGAGTGGAGGATCCAAAGGTGCATGTGTTGGAGCCATTCAGGATAAACTGGAGTCCATGGCTGTGGAGGTGGCAAGAGTCGTAGACGAGCAACTGCAG ACGATGATGATGTCCATGGTAGACGCTGCTGAGGGACTGTGTCCTCAcgtgatgaagaggagcagccttcgtcaggagctgctgaaggcCGGTGCAGGGAGGATGACTATCCCCCGCAGCTTCATCACCACCACATTTATGGAGCAGTCTGGGGTTGACATCATCAATAAGATCAG TGAAGTGAAGCTTAGCATGGCATCGTTGCTGTCTGATCGAATTGCGGATGAGATCCTGGAGTCTTTGTCATCATCTCAAAATACTCTG GCGGATCATCTAATCAGAAAAGACCAACCTCGGCATCAGGAAGCACAGACTGAGACAGAGGTTCTGGATGAGACGGTTCTCCAGCCGGAGAACCATGATGAGGATCAGAAACACAATCGAGACAAGAAACATGTTCTGGACGACATGGAGTCCTGCATG GTAACTCCTAAATCTAAGAGGAAAAGTATCCTGGTCAGAATGCTGCGGCCAGTATCAGTGGCATTTG AGATGGAGTTTGACTTGGACAAAGCTCTGGAAGAGGTTCCAATCCATATTGAGGACCCGCCtcttccctctcctcctccatctttacAGACATCGGACAGAATGTCGCACTACGGAGATCTGCCGCCTCCCCCGACTCCAACAGATGCtaaatctgtgtgttttggcGAGCTGCCCCCTGTGGAGCACAAGACTCTGGATCATTGCACCAAATTCCGGCCAAAACCAAAGAAGAGGACGAAACCCAGCAGAGCACCA CGAGAGGCCACAGGAGGCCCAGAGCAGAACGGCACGATGGGAACGCTGGATGAGGGTTTAGAAGATTTCTTCACCAAGAAAGTCATTAAACTCAGCTTTAA ACTTCCCGGTGTAAAAAGTCCATCTACCAACACGCCAGACGCAGCAGATAAGAAACGTGAATCCAGGAAGAGTGGCTTCTTTAACTACATCAAATCCCGGACGTCCCGCTCAGAGAAAAGCCACGGAGCTGCCGCTATCACACCGCCTCAGCTTTCACTTAACACCACCAGCAATACACATCCTCCTAGCACCAGCCCAGTCCCCGAGGAGACGACTCCAACATCTCCTTCACTGCCACTGAAATCTCCTACCACTGTGGCAGAACCTCACCTGGAGCTCCTCAGGGCACAGTCCTCAAACCACACAGATCCTGACATGGAAGTGCCTATGACTGCCTCTGAAGCTGCTGAGGAGAAGAGCGTGGAGCATAAGGAGAACACAGAGaagactgaaaacacagagaagaaggAGAACCCCCTCATACACCGCCACATTGGGGTTCCTGTCATGGGAAAAGACCTGCTGGCTGAGATGAAGGCCCGGCAAGAGAGAACAAGGCAggagaaaatgactgaaaagaaG GCTGATTCATCATCAGGACCAGACAAGGTGGACACACATAAAT CCAAGCCAGAATCCCATCCTGTTGTTCCGGCGAACACCGAAGACTCCAAACCAGAGCCGATTCCCAGGTCCAAACCACCAAGCATCATCCCCAAACCAGCTCCACCCCAGGCCACTAAAGTCCCCCTGGTGTCTCGAACATCTGGACCTCTCAGTCCAACAAGTCCCAGGCCATGCAGCATCTCTGTTCCTG ATGATTCTGTAGAGGCTCAACCAGGGCTCCAGTCTCCTAAAGCGCCACTTCCTGCGCCCCGTCTGAAGAGGGCGTCGTCAGAGCAAGACAGAGGGAGCACAAGTAGCAGCTCTGCAGGACCCCTGTCTCCACTGGACG TTGAGTTTCCAGCAGACGGTTGTGCCTTTGAGCAGCCCGTCTCAGACACCGAGTCCGGCTCCGGCATCCGACAGTGGTCGTCTCTGAAGGGCTCATCCAGTCCTCCACCAACCAGAGAGGACGACCGCGAGCGCGCCAAGTCCCTTCCAGACTATG TGAGGTCTCCATCTCAGTCAGAGACAGAGCTCAGTCCAGCTGAGGGAGAGACCCCcgctttgacctctgacctcaagTCTAACAACAAATCTGAGGACGAGTCCGGTGAAGACACTCCTTCGATGTGA